GTTTTCTGAACCAAACCAGGAATACCGAGGAGAAGGCCATCAGTTCCCAGAACAGGAACAAGACCAGAAAGTCCCCGGCGTAGATGACGCCTAAGGAACCAGCGACATAGAGCCAGGCGGTGATATGCTGCATATCATCTTCAACATGCAGGCCGTAGAGGGTGCCGATGATGCACATCAGGCTCATGATGTAGGCGAAGACCTGACTTAAACGGTCGATGCGCCCAAAGATCAGCTGCCAGTCAAGAAACTGGACGCTGCCCCAGACCCCTTCCGGACTGAAGGTCCAGATGTTGATGAAAGTCAGCACCGGCACCAGCATCAAGATAGTGCGGCGGGGCATCCCTTTAAACAGGGGAAGTAACAGAGCCCCGACGATGAGGATCAGGGATGGATGGATCCAGGTTTCAGTCATAATAATCCTCGCGGGTCATGATTCCTTGGTGACCAAACCACTTGGAGATAATGATAATGGCCACGCAGGCCACGAAGCCAAACAGAGCCCAGAAGCCGGGGATATGCTCAGGCCAGGTGTGGGCATGGTGCTTGTCAACAAAGATGTCGATGATGACCAGGGCTGCCAGGACCGCATAGCAGCAGCGGATAACCGTAGACAGCCGGTCGCGAAAGTAATCTATCAGTTCAACTATCATCCTGTCACCGCCTTGACGAATTGCATCATGAAGTCAGGGAATATGCCGATGACCACCGAGATGGTCGCTGCAATCATAATTGGAATGACCATGGATAGCGGCGCCTCCTTGATCCCTTCATAAGGCTCACCTGCTGGGCGCTTGCCAAAAAAAGCGTTATAGGTTACCGGCGCAAAATAGCCGACATTAAGGAGTGTACTGGCCAGGAGCACCAACAGTAGCCCGATCTGGTGGGCCTGCATCGACCCGACCAGGAGATACCATTTGGTGACAAAGCCAGCTACCGGGGGCGCCCCGATCATCGATAACGAGGCGATGCCGAAGGCGGCGAAGGTGAAGGGCATGGTACGTCCCAGTCCGCTCATCTCTGAGATATCTTTTTTGTGAGTCGCGACATAAATAGCGCCGGCACAGAAGAACAGGGTGATTTTGGAGAAGGCATGATTGGCAATGTGGATCAAGCCCCCGTTAATCGAGGCTGGGGTGAGCATGGCGACACCCAAGATGATGTAGGAGAGTTGGCTGACTGTTGAGTATGC
This Desulfobulbaceae bacterium DNA region includes the following protein-coding sequences:
- a CDS encoding Na+/H+ antiporter subunit D (subunit D of antiporter complex involved in resistance to high concentrations of Na+, K+, Li+ and/or alkali; contains an oxidoreductase domain; catalyzes the transfer of electrons from NADH to ubiquinone; in S. meliloti it is known to be involved specifically with K+ transport), with amino-acid sequence MTETWIHPSLILIVGALLLPLFKGMPRRTILMLVPVLTFINIWTFSPEGVWGSVQFLDWQLIFGRIDRLSQVFAYIMSLMCIIGTLYGLHVEDDMQHITAWLYVAGSLGVIYAGDFLVLFLFWELMAFSSVFLVWFRKREESIAAGYRYLLVHTAGGLILLAGIMLRYKATG